The Brassica oleracea var. oleracea cultivar TO1000 chromosome C7, BOL, whole genome shotgun sequence sequence ACAATGTTCTTTTGTCGAATTTGCATAAATGTGGCCAGAGATACTTCTGTATAGACTCAAGCACATGATAGCCACCACCGATGGCTTCTCCACCGACGGCAACACCACCACCGCCAGCTCCATAGCAAGCTTGAGCCACCACGCCACCACCGATGGCTTCTCCACCAACAGCAACACCACAACTGCCAGCTCCATTGCCAGCTTGAGCCTTCACGCCACCACCGATGGCTTCTCCACCAAGCTCAAGCATTCCGTGACATCGCCAGCTTGAGACACCACGCCACCACTGATGGTTTCTCCACCAAGCTCAACATCGCCAGCTTGAGCCACCACACCACCACCGATCAGAGAGGCTTCTCCACTAAGAACCTTTGATTCTAAGAATACCCAAAAACTAGGTTTATATCTTTTTTTTTCAGTGTTTCATCAAAAGCTTTTTATGATTTGAGAATAATTTTCTCGGTAGTTTATAGAAACCTCTTTAAGAAAACTTCTTTTATTAATCAATCAATACTTTATACAATTCTAGGTATAAAAAGCCTATTTATATGAAAACCAAATAAGTAATCAACTATTAAAAATCTTTAAGATAATTCTAAATAATTAAGATAAAAACATAATCTTGATCGTAGTATTTGAATCCAACACATTTTCGAAGAAAAATTCTTCTTCGAATCTTCAATAGCATAAGAATATTGTAAATCTGCACAAATTTCACAAATTCCACATCTCGATAATATTATTTAATTAAAAATCAGTTAATTACGTGTCACGCACACGTCAATTGTAAGAGTGGTTAATTACAAACATAGCCCTAATAATTTAAAAGTATTACATAGACATATATAATATTGTTAAGAGTTTTGTTTAGTTTCCTTTTTTCATAATAATATTTTCAATTTTTATTTCGTTTTCTATTTATCACAAACCATATAAACAAAAAAAAACTGGAAAAATCTATAAATTTTTAAAATAGAACAATTAACATATATGCCATATTTTAATCATTAAAATACAATTACTAAATTTTAAATAGAACAATTTCTTAATTACAAACATAACCTTAATAAATTTAAAATAATGCACATATATGCCATTATAAAGAGTTTTTGTTTAATTTTATTTTTCATAGTAATATTATAATTTTAATTTCTATTTTATATTTATGACAAACCATATAGAGAAGAATAAAATGTCTATAAAAATAATTTTTTATTGACTATTCTTTAATTGCCTCAATAATATATCATTGTCTAAAATATCCTTATCTTTTGTTTTTACTAAATATAAATTACAAAAGGACTTAATAACTTATATCTAAAATAAAAATATTAGTTAGTTTCTTATTATTTAGTTTTTGTAAAATTTTAATTACATAATTCAAAAAAATATTGGTTATGTCTAATTGTACATAAGTTATTTGTCCTATTTGTTTTACAAAACTAAATATATTATATTATACATAATTTATGAATATCTATATATATATTATATAAATGTAAGACAACTAATTAAAACCGGACACGTGTAATCACGAATTAGCATCAACGCGTGTGAAATAGAAAGGAAAGTTCGTTCCTTCGATCTTAATCTTTTGTGAACACACAAACGCAGAAGAGCAGAACATCCTAAGATCTTCCCAGGTATTTGAATCTCTTCCATATTCCATCTTCTCTAATCAAATCCTCGTGGTCTAGTCAATACCTTGGCGATACATCTATCGATCCGTTCACAGTTTAGGTTTAATTTTATTTTTATAATTTGCCAAATTTATAGCGATCTTCAATCGATTGGGTGGAGGTAGAAGAGATCGAAGTGTGGTTTCTTCGTAGCCGGTGAATTAAGCAAGATCCTCAAGTAATCATGATGAATCGGCTGTTCGGGAAACCAAAGCCGGAGACGAATGCTCTCCAGACATTAGACAAACTTAACGAGGTATCAATCATCATCTATGTTCGGTCTGAATTAGACCATCTGTCGGTTTAAATGAGCTCTCTGCTGTTTGTCTCGTTATCACTCTAAATCCGTTTCTTCGTTTTGTGTATGATGTATTAGAGACTTATAGTTAATACTCAAAAACCATCTCTCTTGAAATTCAATTGATCTAAGTTTTGTTTATTTTCCTTTGATCTCTTCACTTTCTCATTGTAACGTTGGTTCGTTCGTTCACCACAGACTCTTGAGATGTTAGAGAAGAAGGAGAAGGTACTCCTGAAGAAAGCTGGACAAGAGGTTGAGAAGGCTAAAGAATACACACGTTCTAAGAACAAACGCGGTACCAATCTAAATTGTTTTTTTCTGTTTTTTTGTGATTGTTATGACTCTCATGTGTCTTATAATATACAATCTAAACCTTGTTGTGCTTCATTGATCTTGTGCAGCGGCTATACAGTGTTTGAAAAGGAAGAGGTTATATGAGCAACAAGTCGAACAGCTTGGCAATTTTCAGCTCCGTATACATGATCAAGTTAGTTTTTATTTTCTTGTTATGACTGGTCCTTCTAAGTTTGTTTATTTCATCAGTAGTAGTAAATGGATTTATCGTATATCTCTTTTTTTCATACAGATGATTATGTTAGAAGGCGCAAAGGCAACCACTGAAACTGTTGATGCGTTGAGGAGTGGAGCTTCTGCAATGAAAGCCATGCAGAAAGCTACGTAAGTGTTTTTTTTTTTTTTGTTTGTTAACAAAAAAGCTTGTAACGTTTCTAGTGCCTAAACTCGAAAACACACTCTTTTTAACAGAAATATCGATGATGTGGACAAGACCATGGATGAGATCAATGAGCAGACAGAGAACATGAAACAGATCCAAGAAGCATTGTCTACTCCAATCGGGGCAGCAGCTGAGTTCGATGAGGTAACTTTCTTTTACCCAGAAACATGATCATATATATTATAAAGCTAATGATCTTTGTCTATTTGATAGGATGAGCTCGAAGCAGAGCTGGAAGAACTAGAAGGTGCAGAGCTTGAAG is a genomic window containing:
- the LOC106303596 gene encoding vacuolar protein sorting-associated protein 32 homolog 2, with protein sequence MMNRLFGKPKPETNALQTLDKLNETLEMLEKKEKVLLKKAGQEVEKAKEYTRSKNKRAAIQCLKRKRLYEQQVEQLGNFQLRIHDQMIMLEGAKATTETVDALRSGASAMKAMQKATNIDDVDKTMDEINEQTENMKQIQEALSTPIGAAAEFDEDELEAELEELEGAELEEQLLQPTTVLPSVPAGRQQARPIPKRTAEEEELAALQAEMAL